The genomic segment atattatgcacATTCTGTATATAATTCTGTTATAatgtttgtattcttttcctggagagctgtgctccatacttttatataaagtctgagcttactcaataaattcaattcacacacacacacacacacacagagcctcaccaatctcaacaatgaaagacagggcacacacacacacacacacacacacacacacacacacacacacacacacacacacacacacacacacacacacagagcctcaccaatctcaacaatgaaagacagggcaacacacacacacacacacacacagagcctcaccaatctcaacaatgaaagacagggcaacacacacacacacacacacacacacacacacacacacacacacacacacacacacacacacatcctcacctctcctccagcTTGAGTTTAAATACCAGCACCATCACAAAGTGTACacccaacaccacaaacaccttcCACGTGTGTGCCAGAGTGAACACTGTACAGGCGATGGCGCGGGACACCACCTGCGGACacagattgttgttgttattattattattattattattattattattattattattattattattattattattattactattattattttaacctCATAATtgtacctaaacacacacacacacacacacacacacacacacacacacacacacacacacataaaaaataaatgaataaataaattaattaaataattaaaaattaaaCCCCCAAATTTacttacaagaaaaaaacagtcaaaactcacaaatacaccaaaaaacacccttaaacatccCAAAAGCACCCAAAATTCACTCAagaacatcccaaaacaccccaaaataacCTATAAtaccttaaaacacccaaaaaacaccctgaaacacccaaaaaaacccaaaaaacacacaaaaaaaaatcttcagagcccacaaatacacttaaaaacacaaaacaaacaattaaaataacCCCCATAGGACCTTACCTGGAAGAATATTGTGAACAGGAGGGGCAGTGTGTCTAAAATAGTCACCCCTCTGAGTTTTGAGAACCTGTGGTAGGACGTGAAGGACCAGGTGAGGGACACGAGGGAGATGAGGACAGAGAACACCTGTTTTGAGAGCTGGGTGTTGTGGCCCAGTGGTGACAAAGATAGGATGCTGCCCAGTGTCACATCATAAGCCTGttgtgggaaaggaggaggaggaggaggaggaggaggaggaggaggaggaggaggaggaaaggtggtaATGATGGAGTGGTTGTCtcgggtgtttttgtgtgttttgggatgtttaagggtgttttttgggtgtttatgtgtgtttcttgGGTACTTTAGGgtgttttgaggtatttttgcatgtttttgaggtgttttagggatgtttaagggtgttttggggtgttttttgtgtgttttttggggtacttttgtgtatttttaggatgtttttgagtgttttcggggtgtttttatgtgtttatgggtacttttgtgtgttttggctaggttaagttagggtaggggtatttgaaatgaaaaatagtggtgattggggtgtttttgtgttctgttttttttgtgtgtttttatgtttttttttttttttggtgtttttgggtgtttgggtggtgtaagagtggtggtggtaatgatgttgTAGAAAGTGATGGAggggtgacatttttttttttcttttatgtaagaaggacactggccaagggcaacaaaagtcaataaaaaaaatgcccactgaaatgccaatcctgtaaaagggtcaaggcagtggtcaaaaattggtggataagtgtcttgaaacctccctcttgaaggaatttaagtcacaggaaggtggaaatacagaagcaggcagggagttccagagtttaccagagaaagggatgaatgattgagaatactggttaactcttgcattagagaggtggacagaacaggggtgagagaaagaagaaagtcttgtgcagcgaggccgcggaaggaggggaggcatgcagttagcaagatcagaagagcagttagcatgaaaatagcggtagaagacagctagatatgcaacattgtggcggtgagagagaggctgaagacagtcagttagaggagaggagttgatgagacgaaaagcttttgattccaccctgtctagaacagcagtatgagtggaacccccccagacatgtgaagcatactccatacatggacggataaggcccttgtacagagttagcagcgggggggtgagaaaaactggcggagacgtctcagaacacctaacttcatagaagctgttttagctagagaggagatgtgaagtttccagttcagattataagtaaaggacagaccgaggatgttcagtgtagaagagggggacagttgagtgtcattgaagaagaggggatagttgtctggaaggttgtgtcgagttgatagatggaggaattgagttttgaggcattgaacaataccaagtttgctctgccccaatcagaaattttagaaagatcagaagtcaggcgttctgtggcttccctgcgtgctatgtttacctcctgaaggattggacgtctatgaaaagacgtggaaaagtgctgggtggtatcatcagcgtaggagtggataggacaagaagtttggtttagaagatcattaatgaataataagaagagagttggtgacaggacagaaccctgaggaacaccactgttaatagatttaggagaagaacagtgaccgtctaccacagcagcaatagaacggtcagaaaggaaacttgagatgaagttacagagagaaggatagaaaccgtaggagggtagtttggaaatcaaagctttgtgccagactctatcaaaagcttttgatatgttcaaggcaacagcaaaagtttcaccaaaatctctaaaagattttgatagaagatagaaatggtgttttttttttttatgttttgtgtgtgttgtgtggtttaCCAGGGGTTATTATTGTGGTAGCACACGGCTTAAACAGTAAAACttacttaaacacttaaaacttaactaaaacaccaaaaaaaacacatttaaatgtacttaaacaaaccaaaacacacaaaaacacacaaaaaaacacctttacaCACCCAAACATCCCCCAAACCctcccccacaaacacacaaacctgGTCCAGCTCAGTGTAATGCGTCCCAACGATATACAGCTGCAGAATTAACTGAAAGGCCGACTCAAGTATGGCCTCCATGACGTTGGTGATCGTGACCCTCATCACCAATGTGCTTAAGGTCATAATATTTTCTGATCTCCATGTCCCTCATATGGTGCGGCAGGTCTTGGTAGGCCTGTGTGGGGGGGAAGCTGTTGTACGATTTCAAGTTCACCTGTAAGAGTGTCTGCGTTAGTTCTGGGTGGGTTTGAGATGTAGGGGACCTGGTGTTgctttggggtgttttggatgttttgggttgtttttttggtgttttctgggtgtttttgggtgttttttggtatgGTTTTTGgttatttaagggtgttttttggagtgttttggctaggttacattaagttaggggtagctgaaatagaaaatggatgtttttggatgttttcttggtgtttttggtgggtttctggatttttttgttttgttttgggtgttttgactaggttaggttatgggtggttgaaatagaaaatgtgtgtttttagaagtggtttttggggtgttttggggtgtttttgggtgtttaagggtttTTAT from the Scylla paramamosain isolate STU-SP2022 chromosome 5, ASM3559412v1, whole genome shotgun sequence genome contains:
- the LOC135100417 gene encoding uncharacterized protein LOC135100417, translated to MTLSTLVMRVTITNVMEAILESAFQLILQLYIVGTHYTELDQAYDVTLGSILSLSPLGHNTQLSKQVFSVLISLVSLTWSFTSYHRFSKLRGVTILDTLPLLFTIFFQVVSRAIACTVFTLAHTWKVFVVLGVHFVMVLVFKLKLEER